Proteins from one Elusimicrobiaceae bacterium genomic window:
- the rplM gene encoding 50S ribosomal protein L13 produces MTKTFLPSVKEVETTRAWHHIDATGQTLGRLATRVAVLLMGKHKRTFTPHMDCGDFVVVTNTDKIKVTGNKMEEKIYFSHSGYAKGAKETPLKRQFEKDSTKVLELAVKRMLDVNRLRAPRMKRLR; encoded by the coding sequence ATGACGAAAACTTTTTTACCTTCCGTCAAGGAAGTAGAAACCACCCGTGCTTGGCATCACATTGATGCTACGGGCCAAACCCTGGGCAGATTGGCTACTCGCGTAGCTGTGCTCTTGATGGGTAAACACAAAAGAACCTTCACCCCTCACATGGATTGTGGAGATTTTGTAGTTGTCACCAACACCGATAAAATTAAGGTGACCGGTAATAAAATGGAAGAAAAAATTTATTTCTCCCACTCCGGCTATGCCAAAGGCGCCAAAGAAACCCCGCTCAAACGTCAGTTTGAAAAGGATTCCACCAAAGTATTGGAATTGGCCGTCAAACGCATGTTAGACGTCAACCGCTTGCGCGCTCCGCGCATGAAACGCCTCCG